ctgggactaactcatatgcgtttaaaatatgactctttacaatatcataatcaagagcttgtgcagctgttaaagctgtgtaaacttgttgtgctttgcctttaattacactttgtaacaacactgaccatttatctttcggccactctgacatcagagcaatagtttcaaaatgttgaaaatacctttccacttctgtttcactaaatggagggaccaatttaatttcttgactagcaacaaacgtttttttagaaccagaagactgatttccagtccttaattcctccattgcatatgcaaattctctcttcttttgttctgcctccaatttacacctctccaaatcagctttactttgttccaatttcatttgttcgatttgcaactgcatctccagattacttatttgaaacgactctaaaatcgattcatcaaaaacacccgaatccacatagtgtgacgcgattttcctctgtattacagccttagaagtagtctgcaaaatacctttaagttgcaatctactagctatctcaaacacctcagtttttttcgccgtcgccaacacctctgcagctggcgaagccagaaactcatcaatattcattgctgccgaataccacaacaagccaaacaaaagaaccgagtaatccccgtttccaaaacaccgatttaaaagttagcaagcatttaaactcaaaaaattcaatcccggacgagcccccatatttaatgttacgtattcaggcaacaataaatatatgagttcggcaagggtttcttataacaaacaacacgtttattaaacacagaaaacaaacccccccaaaagtaaacaaacactaccgtaaccggaaacagctgctgagcggctgttcaaacagttagtaaagtgatattccaaaacagttcttaaagtgatattgccaaaagttcgatatgctcacagtccatttaaaaggagagactttacaggacgatttaagttctctttcacgtcgcttgcttcgatccccgacgtcgaaattcccacgaagaatttacgaaaccagaacggcttaaaggcactgacctttccttcctcactaccttcaatcctttctaggtaaacctagggattagcacgaagatagtcaacgaaatccttccaaataaggatcaaacaaaggtcgcccccgtttcaccgtagaaagcgattctcctcgatctttaacttccaaccttgaatcttcactctcctttaattctcaaactaacagaatcataaagaacctgttggcattaaccttttaaactttaggcattaaataaaaacttcatccttcaactaaactgcgtcatcacttcaaacacgcagtggcatgaagtcaacttggcaaatccagccacgaactgcccctcctcacagggtggggtctaccttttataacctgtaaaaaacccatcacatgatctctactggcgggaaaatgatgtcattccaccatcacaagaccatcacctcaagtccagtacagcttcaaccccagtcacatgacaagggcaccactgtcatgtgtcacgagtatgtaacaagTGGAATGGAGGAGCAGTGAGGGAGGGGGCAAGTAGGTGATCGGTGGAACGAGGAGGGTGTGAAGGGTGATGATCCAGGTGGTGGGAGGTGGAAGACTGAGGCAGGTGAGTGATAGGCAAAAGCCGACGGAAAAGATTAAAATGAAAATTGTTGATTTTGGATGATCTGTCGTAATTATATTAAATGGTTCAAAGTTCACAGCAGATAAAAGaagcacaatggaatcaatgataAAATACACACAAAGgcagacaaacaatgtgcaaaagatggcaAATTgcccaaatacaaaaataaaaataataataataataatcaataggtAATAGTGAGAACATaaattgtagagtctttgaaagagagtccatatgttgtggagtcagttcagtgttgaggtgagtgaagttatccacactggttcaggagcctgatggttgaggggtaaaagcttttcctgaagctggtgttgtgggacctgggTACCTCCTCGAaggctgcagtgagaagagagtataacCTGAATGGTGAAATACACTCTGGGGCCAAATTGTTTGCTCCTCCCCTAATTTCTATGTTTTTATAACATGTCTCTGACTTTTCCCACACCATGTTCCTGACTGGTTCCTCCTTTCCTTCAACAGGACAGCTACAAAGGACACTCGTCTGTGGAGGATGCAAGTGCAGCGATGGAGCTCTTCAGACTTGTAGATAACACGTGGGAGCTTCAACTCACCAATGGTCTCAGGGTGGAGATAGTAAACCGATTTGAAGGACGTAACAGATATTAATGAATAAAACAACAACAGATTAAGGATTCTGATTTTCATATGCCAAATAAACAAGTAATTATATCAGCTGTAAGCCAAGTTCACTAAGTTCATTTTTTCTTCTCACTTTCCCAATACCACAAACTATTTGTTCTTTCCTGAAGTTCAGAGCAAGGACTCACCATACCAATGGCCTTTTGTCCTGTGTGGCCCCCTAGAGTATTGGGCTGCTGGTAATGCAAGGAGTCACCCATTgcttcactttttattgtcatttcagccCATTTTACTGCCTGGTCCAGATCCAACTGCAAGGCTTGATCGCTTTCCTCATTGTCTGGAACTCCGACAATCTTGTTGTCACTGCAAATTTGCTGGCCCAGTTTACCATACCATCATTAACATGGATGACACACAACAATGGGCTTTTCACTTTGTCTTTTTTCCAAAGGTGAAGGAACCAAATTTGGGATatgtatccttccattccctgtcACGTAGGCATGGAGCAAAATCGACAGTAGAGTAGTATAATGAAACATTTTTACCGAGTCATGCCAGCAACAATATGCATTGGGCAACTTACAGTATGGAAGCGATGAGCCAGGTTCACAGAgacaaaggttgggaacccttgctatAGACTGTCTGGTGGGCTGTCACACAACTATGCAACTGTAGTACATTGAGCCAGGTTCACAGAGACAAAAGCATACACACTCGAATGCCCAGGCAAAAAAGAGAAAGCCTTCCACACGTAGGAGGCCCAATCAATTCACTGTGCGATCAGTCAGCCGCACGCACACTTGCCGCATTCTCACGATCGATCCGATACGGTTCACTCCCACTTTCATTAGCTCAGGGATTTGGGACAATTGTTGGGAGCCTATGATTGTCCAGGGTGATCAGATAATTGATCCTGGAGTGGCAAGACCCTATAGacccagggttcccaaccttttttatgccatggaccaataccattaagcaaagggtcagtggaccccaggttgggaacccctgctgtagacTGTCTGGTGGGCTATCACACATTGATACATTTGAGGTATGGTTTTAATACAACTTTTGACCAGAGTTCTTGTTGGATtccataagcacaagagattctgcagatgctggaaattcagagtaacgtacacaaaatgttggaggaactcagcaggtcaggcatcctctatgacatttcaggccaagacccttcatcaggacgaaacAGAGCGGAAAGGGGGAATGAAGGGACTCTTtgattctctccatagatgctgcctgaccagctgagctcctccagcattttgtatgatgGGCATACGGGGACTATAAGACCCAATTAGTGTGAATGGATGTGTGATAGTCCTCGCGGACTCCGTCGGCTAAAGGACTATTTTTGAGCTGTATGACTACAAAACCACGTTTGAGTTAATAGTCCAACGATGAAGAATCTTCAGGGAAAGATTCCAGGCTGCTAACTGAATGAATAGCTAGCATCATCCACTGgagggtacaggaactgcaccCAGACACCATCAAACATCAGATGGTAGGAACTTCACTGAACTCTCTACCGATACAAAATTGCTTTATTCTGAGTGTATCAAGATGAAGGTAGCACTATAGTTCATCTCATTCTACCTCATAAAGACGTATTCTACACACAATGTGTAATTTTTAAGGGCCCACTGCCAATCCAAAACTGGTGCATCAGATTAGACATCAGTGGAGAAGACTAAAGATTAACTGAAAGGTAGACCATGAGTTCATGGAACATGGAACCACACTGCACAGGaagaggccctttgacccactgtggtaaaccatgtatacctgtctggacatgcccctctgctgactgctcctgtggctcctcccacagacccctggataaaggcgattgtgtcactgctcctcccactgtccaagacAGTATGGCCGTGGATCCATTTTACTGCCAATAAAAGCCCCTCAGTATTtattctacttccagtcttttggagtaattgatagtgcatcacccacaatgtcgtgccaaaCCAGTTGAAGAGTAAATCAAAAATACCCAAAACCTagcccctcctacctacacaatgtccatattcctccatcttcctcatatccatgtgccaatctaaacgtttcttaaaagcctctaatgtatttgcctctaccaaatcagacagcacattccaggcacccaccaatctaagtaaaaaacttacccccacatctggactgggtattgatagtgaatgatcagccatgatctcagaatggcgatgcagactcgaggggccgaatggtctacttcagcacctattgtctattgtctatatcccctttgaacctaccctctctcaccctcAATGCATGGCCTTCTGTATTAGACACTTCTACTTTGAGAAATCTGTttactctatctatcccttttcataatcttataaacctctaacaGATAGCCTCTCAGCCTCcagcgctccagagaaaacaacccaagtttgtccagcttctcatgatagcacaaaccctctaaaccaggcaacaccaCGGTAaaacttttctgcaccctctccaaagtctcagCGTCCTATAGTGGGGTGGCCAGAACGTTATGCAATCCTctggatgtggcctaaccagagatttataaagttgcaacataatctcttgacttttgaactcaatccctcaaataataaaagcaagcattccataagcaaAACAAATAAACAGGAACGTATACGCAATTAAAAATGAGACAGAAAAAAAGGATTTAAAATATGTGTCATAATCAAGATTCACAGAGTTTTACAGCATAGAtggtgtcatatgacatgggtgatcatgtcATAAGGGTGACATGGGTGATAAGATCGTAATTATTCTTGACAAATTATTCAGaagttgtttgccattgccttcttacaGGCAATATCTTTACAAGTTGGGTaaccctagccattatcaatactgttcAGGGTTTTTCTCCTGGAGTCAGTGGTCACACAAACCTGGACTGAaaagcaccagctgctcatacaaccctccactacctgctcccatggcttcacgcgaccctgatcggggtgggtggggttaagcaggtgctacaccttgcccaagggtgtcctgcaggctagtagaggggaggagtgccttacacctcctttggtagaggcatGTCTTCGCACCGCTACTCATAACTCCCTTTACCAATCAAAAACTAACCGCATCCAAAATACAGTTCACGATAATGTTGAGACTGTACTGATCATCCTTCACTAGCGTGATCCCACCTGGAGATTCTTTAGACCGGTACTGGACATGTCCAAAAGTGAGTGGGTAGTTACCACTCTGCGGGAGAGCTGGGGAAATGGGGTATCTCTGGCTAAGCTGACTCAAACCTCTTTGCTGCAAATTGGCACCATCGATTAGCTATTGCTATTTCTACCTGTGACTGTCAGGTTGCTGAGAAAAGGCAGTGAAGGAGCATCGACTACTTCATACAAACATCAAACCAATTATTCTTGCTGCCTTTGGTCTCCAGGGTCACAATcagtccacagtcaaagtcactttgatcacatttctttcccattctgacgtttggtttGAACAAGGACTGAACCTCTTATGTCTGAATGTTTTTATgctttgagctgctgccacatgattggctggtaagatatttacattaatgagcagctgtacAGGTGCTCCAaataaatggccactgagtgtatatcgtGATATTTCTTTTCGCAATATTAAAAGTTACTCTAAGTTTCATgaagaaacaaaaaataaataggtagtgcaaaaagagagaaaaatacatGGGTATGAACAGTTGGCATAGGTTATGGAAACTTCCTGCTCCTGAGTGTAGATAAGGGTATCTTGTGGGTGCTCAGTAAATCTAACCCAGGAAGAGACTCCTTGGTTGGAGTTTCTGCTGCTGTTACCTGCTGGTCAAGATGAGGGAGGGCTGGCAGGTGTGGACCTCTCCAAGGTGAGTAACTGGTGGGGGTGGTGCAGTGGTCAGGGAAGTCACTCCACCCAACTGATTTGAACATAGAAGGGCACAAcacacctgatgcaccatcaataactctgagacatgggttaaggtaggcttttatgggctggaagaaagaacaagcagcaagtgaccaccacaccacatcctggagactgaggcagggactgtgtctccaatcgcctttataccggggtcagtgggaggagccacaggagcagtcagcggggggagtggttgtccagacaggtatatgtagttcaccacaacacaccacaggcccttcagcaaacAATGTTTCTGATAactggggagtctagtaccagagggcccAGCTGCAGATTACAAGGatgttagaacagagatgagaaggaatttctttagtcaaagatggtaaatctgtagaattaatggccacagatggctgtggaggccaaaacattgggtatatttaaagcagaggttgctaggtttttgattagtaaagatgtcaaagattatgggaagaagacaggagaatgggtttgagagggataataaattagtcatgatcaaatggtggagcagacacgttggactgaatgacctaattcttatCTTTGTGTTATGGAacttgtgccgaccttttaactttcctcttaagatcaatctaaatgTTCCCTCCTGCTAAGTCCTTCGTTTCTCTTTCATCTATCCACCTTGTCtctcaaatgtccctaatatatctgtttCACCTTTGTGACAGGTCGGCAGAGACGGTCACTGTTCTGTTGAGGATGCCCGCACTGCAATGCAATTGTACAAGCTAGTTGAAGTTTAGTGGGAAGAGAAGCTTCACAGCGAGTTGTGGACAGAACATGATCACGCGGTGTCTGACACAAGCTCTGAAATCAGTCACCACATGGACGATCAGTATTGGCCTGCTGGATTACACAACTTGGTAGTGggtaccaagcacatctttccctcccccgcctttccgctttctgcagggattgctccctacgcatcTCCCTCGTccattccttcccccccccccccaacatcccttcccaccgatcaccctcctggcacttatccttgtaaacagaacaagtgctacacctgcccttacacttcctccctcaccaccattcagggccccagacagtccttccaggtgaggcgatacttcacctgtgagtcggctggtgtggtatactgtgtctggtgctcccggtgtggccctttatatattggtgagacccgacgcagactgggagaccgtttcgccgaacacctacgctcggtctgccagagaaagcaggatctcccagtggccacacattttaattccatgtcccattcccattctgatatgtctatccatggcctcctctactgtcaagatgaagccacactcaggttggaggaacaacaccttatataccggctgggtagcctccaacctggtggcaaaaacattgacttctctaacttccgttaatgcccctcctccccttcttaccccatccgacatatttagttttttcccctctcctttttctttccctctttctgcccatcactctgcctgttctccatctccctctggtgcctccctccccctttctttctccctaggccgcccatcccatgatcctttcccttcttcagctctgtatctattttgccaatcacctttctggctctcagcttcaccccaccccctccggtcttctcctataatttcacattttcccttccccctcctactttcaaatccctcactatctttcctttcagttagtcctgacgaaaggtctcagccggaaatgtcgacagtgcttctccttatagatgctgcctggcctgctgcaatccaccagcgttttgtgtgtgttgcttgaatttccagcatctgcagatttcctcatgtttgcttttgaAACATCCAGTAAgtaacagttctgtgggtgaaaacatcttgttaatgagggaggtcagacgagaatggccagactggttcaagctgacaggaaggtgacaggaactcaaataaatATGTATCATAACCATGGcatgcagaagggcatctctgactGCACACTGAACCTTGtttggctacaacagcagaagaccacaatgggttccactcctgtacctaataaaacagACACTGATTGTGCATCGTGAAATTTGATTTTTTCATCAGCAGTAGAGTGAAGTGCATAAAAAATTCTAagttacaataggaaatatatGAAATAAACAAGTACAGTAGCGCAAACTGTGAGCAAGATAGTGAGGTTATGACTGGGGATTATAGCCTTTGTTATAAATCCTGTAATTTGGAAGCTGATTTAAAATTTCAGGATGTTAACAGAAACTGAAAAGGCAGATGGTGAGAAACTATGTGCACTGGTCTGAGATCCGAGGATTAAAGGTTGTCTAACAAGTTAGACTTAAGGACATTTTTGATTTTCCAAAGAGTGAGGTTAGGCAGCACTTTTACACATGTAGTGGTAGAAATATGGAAATCTCTTCTACAAAATGCAGATGATGCTGGACCAACCATTAAATTTAAATCTGAGTTTGATAAATGTTTGTTTGATTAGTGAATTATTTAAGGACAcggtgggagggggagtgagCATGTCGGGATTAGGTCAACGATCAGTTGTAAGCTCAGtttgaggggtatggatagggtaaatgcaagcaggctttttccattgaggttgggtgagactagaactagagttcatgggttaaggatgagaggtgaaattTTTAACGGGAACCTGAGATTGGTGagactgtggaatgatctgccagtggaagtggtgaatgtgggttcaatttcaacatttaagagacatttgtgtatgtaggtggatgggagagcaattgtccaggtgcaggtcaataggaatAGGCAGAAAAGTAGGTTGGCATGgatcagatgggctgaagggcctgttgttaTGCCATAGGGTTCTGTGACTCAATGCATGTGGGAAAGGGTTTATGGGACGACTCATCTTCATCCTGTTCCTgagttaattaaaagattaattaAAATACCACAACATGCAATAGGCTGGCTGCTATTTGGAAACAGGATAATGGAGCAacagacataaaatgctggaggaactcagccagtcaggcagcatctctgaaaataaataaacatttgtGGGAATGGGATAATAGAGTTTCCTTTGTAAGGGGTGACGTTCTTCAGAAACTCAAATGTAATGGAAGTTATACCCAAACCTTTTTTTTAACCATCTCTGGCATTTGCAAGGTAAATTAAAGCATCACAGTGTGTGTACACGTATGGAGTCTGTCACAGGTCTTTTTGTCACACAGAGAAATTCATGCAGCTATCTTTTCCTGTCAGATGATCCAGGTTTGTGTATCAACAACTTCTGGGGAATTGGATAGAAGAATATCCACTCGCTCTCTGCCGAAAAGTATTTTTAAGGTGGGGTGTATTCATGTGATATTGCAGTGGCAAGCCAACacaaaaaaataagcaaataagaCAACATTGTAACCATGGATATTATTAGATGTGGGCGTATTCTATCTCTGTTGTTGACTTGATGATACTTTACTGAACAGAAAGTGAAACAAAGCTGTTGAAATTTAGTTATGCTTTGACACCAGCAGACGAGGGTTcggtataaaggtgatcgagCAAATGAGGAAAcaggagagtgcagaggaagttgCTGttgctacattggaccctttgcAGGGAGTACAAGCTGTACAATGATAGATCCTTCCAAGTATGTTGCCATGGACTGTGAGATGGTGGGACTTGGCCGCAATGGCCGTGACAGTGGTCTGGCGCGCTGTAGCATCGTAGATTATGATGGGCAGTTAATCTATGACAAATTTATCAAACCAGATGGGACAATTACAGATTACAGGACGCACGTGAGTGGGATTCGCCCATTGGATATGGAAACAGCTGTGCCTTATCAGATCGCCAGGGAAGAGGTACATTTCCCCGTTGTAATACTTCTTGTAATTATTCAGCCACATAACCATTCTTATTAATCCTTCCTTGAATATGTCTAACATTTGACTGAGAGATCTGGTGAAGGACTACTTGATGGAAGTTTTTATGTAGCACCCATGGTGACATCATAAGATTTAGGTCACTtggtcactttatggacatacagacTTTCTAAGCATAtaagctatcttgtgtatttatatttattgtgttatgTTTTATTATCAATATTTGTTCTTTAACTTTTGTGGTTTTGTTTAAGCTGCATCGGATCCAGcaataattttgttctccttacacttgtgttcATTAATCTAGTCTAAGGCTCAACCCTTTGAATACAGGATTCTCTTGGCAATGCTATAGAATGATCAGTGTAGGTCTTGTGCTGACGTCTCTTAAGTGGGACTTGAAGCATAGCCATATGGGCAGTCATTGTTCCCCAGTCCAAACTTAAGCTGTCAGACCAGTTGTGTTCAGCAGTCGTCAACCAATCAACTTCAGGAATGCTTTGATGGAACTGAAATGGGAGGCTGTCTATTCTTCTCACatctcttcctccccaccccaaccAATAACTCACCAAGAAACTTAACTGAATTAACTAGTTGCCCAAGAATCTTAGTGACAAGGCTGGTTTTTGAGGAGCGAAACCAAGAGCGTATTATCAAtaggagagattctgcagatgctggaaatccagagcaagacacacaaaatgctggaggaactcagcaggtcaggcaacgtctatggaaaggagtaaagagtTGATGCTTTGTGCTGAAATCCTACATCAAATCAGGAAAGGAAGATTGAAAGAgacagaataggaaggtgggggtgtgcgaggggaaggggtgccagctggcaggtgataggtgaagccagataagggggaaaataaaaaaaaacgttTAGTaatgtacaagatgctggaggatctccacaggttaggcagcatctatggagaggaataaagagtaaacgtttcaggctgagacccatcatcaagTATTTGTCAGATATATTATTAGCTTCCAGTGCATCAAAGCTTTCTAAAACATCAGTAAAGGTTCCCCTGTAAAATATGAACAGATTTCTGAAATTTCAGTGATATTAGTAATGATTTTGGATAAAGTGGATTCTCTTTTCCATGGCATGTCATTGGTTCTGGGCGGACTGGGCTCATCTCTGCTGTATCTTGTTTCAGTCCAGAGTGAAGGGTGTCGAtccaaaatgccgactgtttacttcccaccatagatactgcctgacgtgATGGTTTTCCCCCGgcagtgtgtgtgttgctccagattccaaaatCTGCAGTGCCGTGTGTCTCTGTAATCTGATTCCGTCCGATGTTTGTTTGATCAAACAGATCTTTATTTGGAAGTGTTATCAAAAGAAATGGATCCAAACTAAATAAGtggagtctgaaatacatttaATTACATCAAGGCTGATGTGTAAATACTCAGTGATAGGTGTCGGAATGTACTGCCCGGTACGGCAGATACGTCAGAGACTTTCAATAGACGTTTACATGAATGTGTGAGAAATGGAagggtatggacattgtgtatgcagaGGGGATTATTTAgaatggccatttgattactaatttaattggatcggcacaacactgtgggccggaAGGCCTGTCCTGCGCTATGATGTTTCTATCTTCTTAAATGCTGGGCTGACAATCCTTTTCCTGTTATTCATACTTAACATAATTCAGAGTAATTAGCCGGTATCTGTGGCTAAGCAGTTAATATTTGTGTTTACTAACATTATGCTGGGGGCTTCCAGATAGCTTGACCGACACCCATCCTTCAGACAACACCAACAATCGATTGTTTTCTCTCTGAGCCACCTTGCTATGTGCAAAaaacgaagggtctcaacccgaaacgtcgacattgcttctccttatagatgctgcctggcatgctgtgttccaccagcattttgtgtgtgtgtattgtttgaatttccagcatctgcaaatttccttgtgtttgcaaaaAAATCAATGGCTGCTCTGACACTTTGAAAGCAGCTTGAGATATCCTGAGGAAAAGTCGGGCAAACTCGGAGTGGAAGTTTGTTGCACTAACATTCTGCTGTTTCCATTCAGATTTTGAAGATTTTGAAAGGAAAGATTATCGTGGGCCACGATCCCAGGCCTGACTTCTACGTACTGAAAATG
The nucleotide sequence above comes from Hypanus sabinus isolate sHypSab1 chromosome 28, sHypSab1.hap1, whole genome shotgun sequence. Encoded proteins:
- the LOC132382590 gene encoding interferon-stimulated gene 20 kDa protein-like, translating into MIDPSKYVAMDCEMVGLGRNGRDSGLARCSIVDYDGQLIYDKFIKPDGTITDYRTHVSGIRPLDMETAVPYQIAREEILKILKGKIIVGHDPRPDFYVLKMDISNYATRDTSTCKLLIARANLKTDRRASLKVLCQKLLGQRIQDSYKGHSSVEDASAAMELFRLVDNTWELQITKGLKVAIVDRFEGRDRY